In the Nicotiana tabacum cultivar K326 chromosome 16, ASM71507v2, whole genome shotgun sequence genome, one interval contains:
- the LOC107796986 gene encoding ubiquitin carboxyl-terminal hydrolase 16, translating into MLVGGDLGFLSSLVAAAFVAVFGPVLGFVVRRKWRRSVARREEIKRLLVLASEEAARAELLAAEEYGYGYGGYSYDYLKEDDVFVDPPVSLSATPPPSSTTTSYSGARQLQYQCAVCSSPTSTRCSQCKAVRYCSGKCQILHWRQGHKDECRPVSNSDHHNDVDATSHLNAYKQESNGSHLKSIEVEGRHSSESGDASPAEAAVLRSKHSAAYDGKDVTDEQSLTEAKCPNLNSSYGLHSSQCEHLDLTASSESSVDLSASDSNDSDASDSHKSAVIAKVKSQTDHSKVDVCKPPYREQPKLVSAADVVSTSGKYNPTKLSIHGDAQAKYWTSTSSSNDGSSETSSTEPSTPSSGFWEGAVPYTRSKIQSLDSIAYSPSRNACNTKISDSQSTSSQPPEMAKPLSEVGEQGSNSKKNLKNPNPITVELRKPVDRAESRFEVKDETESRRSSASRSVTSNQLDVHDSSDKCTSTSDEGRYSSSGASGNLKNHDGLKVSSLSFSSPNKSYFGVEGSTNVLQLPKDRQKESSPAKISGSHISSSNGRHEVQNVKSAKIDSTQVSSACSAESNVPLPNARNGLKSSVLKVVDQFRGSKLTRHNSLGDECEVVGRYGNKGLFPYESFVKLHNWKNELRPFGLVNCGNSCYANAVLQCLAFTPPLTSYFLQGLHFKTCEKKGWCFTCEFESLVLKAKDGNSPLSPISIISHLESIGSNLGNGREEDAHEFLRYVIDTMQSICLREAGVSASGSFEEETTLVGLMFGGYLRSKIECMRCGGKSERQERMMDLTVEIDGDIGTLEEALKQFTHTETLDGENKYRCGRCKSYEKAKKKLKVLEAPNVLTIALKRFQSGKFGKLNKTIKFPEILNLAPYMSGTSDKSPVYQLYGVVVHLDVMNAAFSGHYVCYVRNFQNRWFKVDDSSVKSVELERVLSKGAYMLLYSRCSPRAPRIMRSLAIPRDPRRSKQVACKSRSHTRSPWDSSHGDSTDQTCGECSYTSHTSVRPSRSIFEDDSSSEQSSSLFSEGASCSTESTNRDSTSTDELFDQIFGESGGCWNNPWRNSSDSDTSSSSSSPSPLYSRHSPLADLDRYASAHEETCSSCSDGAETAGDGHGFWTGLPDRNGFAGVRESNSRTPLCPNSSKHCRNLVSSHSSSKTDSSRLGRVNPSDNSKSPATCRDR; encoded by the exons ATGCTCGTGGGAGGGGATCTAGGGTTTCTCTCGAGCTTGGTGGCGGCGGCTTTTGTGGCGGTTTTTGGACCGGTGTTGGGTTTTGTGGTTCGCCGAAAATGGAGGCGTTCGGTGGCCAGGAGGGAGGAGATCAAGAGGCTTTTGGTTTTGGCTTCGGAGGAGGCAGCTAGGGCTGAACTACTGGCCGCTGAAGAATACGGCTACGGTTATGGAGGATATAGTTATGATTATCTGAAGGAGGATGACGTATTCGTTGATCCGCCAGTATCATTATCAGCAAcaccaccaccatcatcaactacAACATCATATTCTGGTGCACGGCAGTTACAGTACCAATGTGCAGTTTGCTCTTCTCCTACCTCTACTCGGTGTTCTCAATGTAAAGCAGTTCGCTACTG CTCTGGCAAATGTCAAATCCTTCATTGGAGACAAGGTCACAAGGATGAATGCCGTCCAGTTAGCAACTCGGATCACCACAATGATGTTGATGCGACATCTCATCTGAATGCATATAAGCAGGAATCAAACGGAAGTCATCTTAAGAGCATTGAGGTTGAAGGTAGACATTCTTCAGAATCAGGCGATGCTTCCCCAGCAGAAGCTGCAGTTTTGAGATCCAAACACTCTGCAGCATATGATGGGAAGGATGTCACAGATGAACAGAGTCTGACAGAAGCAAAATGTCCCAATTTGAACTCCAGTTACGGGCTTCACTCATCTCAATGTGAACATTTGGACCTCACTGCCTCAAGTGAATCGTCTGTTGATCTTTCTGCTTCTGATTCAAATGACTCTGATGCTTCTGACAGTCATAAGTCTGCTGTTATTGCTAAAGTTAAGAGTCAGACTGATCATTCCAAGGTAGACGTATGTAAGCCACCCTACAGAGAGCAACCCAAACTGGTATCTGCTGCAGATGTTGTTTCAACGTCTGGCAAATATAATCCCACCAAGCTTAGCATTCATGGGGACGCTCAGGCTAAATATTGGACATCGACAAGTTCAAGTAATGATGGCTCCAGTGAAACTTCATCAACAGAGCCTTCTACACCCTCATCTGGTTTTTGGGAAGGAGCAGTTCCTTATACTAGATCTAAGATTCAGTCACTTGACAGTATTGCATATTCTCCTTCCAGAAATGCTTGCAACACCAAGATATCAGATTCTCAATCAACTTCATCTCAGCCCCCTGAAATGGCTAAACCTCTTTCTGAGGTGGGCGAACAAGGATCCAACTCAAAAAAGAATCTGAAAAATCCAAACCCAATTACAGTGGAACTGCGGAAACCAGTTGATCGAGCTGAATCAAGATTCGAAGTTAAAGATGAGACAGAAAGCAGGAGGTCATCAGCTTCACGATCTGTAACTTCGAATCAGCTTGATGTGCATGACTCCAGTGATAAATGCACATCGACCTCTGATGAAGGTAGATACTCCTCATCTGGTGCTTCTGGTAATTTAAAGAATCATGATGGTTTAAAAGTTAGTAGCTTGTCATTTTCAAGCCCCAACAAATCATATTTTGGTGTTGAAGGCTCGACCAATGTTTTACAATTGCCAAAAGATAGACAAAAAGAATCTTCTCCTGCCAAAATTTCTGGTAGTCATATCTCTTCTAGCAATGGGAGGCATGAAGTTCAAAATGTGAAGTCTGCAAAGATTGATAGCACTCAAGTGTCTAGTGCCTGTTCTGCAGAGTCTAATGTTCCTTTACCAAATGCAAGGAATGGCTTGAAGTCATCGGTGTTGAAAGTTGTTGACCAGTTCAGGGGTTCAAAGCTGACACGGCATAATTCTTTGGGGGATGAGTGTGAGGTCGTTGGAAGATATGGTAACAAG GGTCTTTTTCCATATGAAAGTTTTGTGAAGCTTCATAATTGGAAGAATGAATTGCGGCCATTTGGCCTCGTAAACTGTGGTAACAG CTGCTATGCTAATgctgtccttcaatgcctggcaTTTACTCCACCGCTTACTTCCTATTTTCTTCAAGGGCTCCACTTCAAAACAT GTGAAAAGAAAGGGTGGTGCTTCACGTGTGAGTTCGAGAGTCTAGTTCTAAAAGCAAAGGACGGAAACTCTCCTCTCTCGCCTATTAGCATAATTTCCCATCTCGAGAGCATCGGAAGCAATCTTGGTAATGGTAGAGAAGAAGATGCACATGAATTCCttag GTATGTTATCGACACAATGCAATCCATTTGCTTGAGGGAAGCTGGGGTTAGTGCATCTGGCTCTTTTGAAGAAGAAACAACTCTGGTGGGGCTTATGTTTGGGGGATACCTTCGTTCAAAG ATCGAGTGCATGAGGTGCGGGGGCAAATCTGAAAGGCAAGAGAGAATGATGGATCTTACTGTTGAAATAGACGGAGATATAGGTACCTTGGAGGAAGCTTTAAAACAATTTACTCATACTGAGACTCTAGACGGTGAAAACAAGTACCGATGTGGCAG ATGTAAATCATATGAAAAGGCCAAGAAAAAGTTGAAAGTGCTGGAGGCTCCTAATGTCCTCACTATTGCATTAAAGAGATTTCAG TCAGGTAAATTTGGGAAGCTAAACAAGACAATTAAATTTCCAGAGATTCTGAACCTTGCACCATATATGAGTGGGACAAGTGATAAGTCGCCAGTTTACCAGCTTTATGGAGTCGTGGTTCACCTGGACGTAATGAATGCTGCATTTTCTGGTCACTATGTGTGTTATGTGAGGAACTTTCAGAATAGGTGGTTCAAAGTTGATGATAGTTCG GTAAAATCCGTGGAACTTGAAAGAGTCTTGTCGAAGGGAGCATACATGCTTCTCTATTCAAG GTGCTCGCCACGGGCTCCGAGAATAATGAGGAGTTTGGCAATTCCTCGTGATCCAAGAAGATCTAAGCAAGTGGCTTGTAAATCAAGATCCCACACAAGAAGTCCATGGGACTCTTCTCATGGCGATTCAACTGATCAAACTTGCGGCGAATGCTCTTATACCAGTCATACAAGTGTCAGGCCAAGTAGGTCAATATTTGAGGATGACTCATCAAGCGAGCAGTCATCCTCTCTCTTCTCCGAGGGTGCTTCTTGCAGCACAGAGAGCACTAACAGGGATTCTACTAGCACtgatgaattatttgatcaaATATTTGGCGAGTCTGGAGGCTGTTGGAATAATCCATGGAGGAATTCATCAGATTCTGACACATCCTCATCCTCATCTTCTCCTTCCCCTCTATACTCGAGACATTCACCCCTTGCTGATTTGGACCGTTATGCTTCTGCACATGAAGAGACCTGTAGCAGTTGTAGCGACGGTGCAGAAACAGCTGGGGATGGTCACGGTTTTTGGACAGGGTTACCTGATCGAAACGGTTTTGCTGGGGTTCGAGAAAGCAATTCAAGGACACCTCTCTGCCCCAACTCAAGTAAGCATTGTAGAAATTTAGTTAGTAGTCATAGTAGTAGTAAGACCGACTCCAGTAGATTAGGTCGGGTTAACCCTTCTGACAACTCGAAATCTCCTGCAACTTGTAGAGATCGATGA